In one window of Macrobrachium nipponense isolate FS-2020 chromosome 2, ASM1510439v2, whole genome shotgun sequence DNA:
- the LOC135220802 gene encoding titin-like isoform X2: protein MSQRSNVRRKGSESQEKPPSGRSSRSASRGKENDPPRGRGKGRSRTSSRDVSADDECSSRGGDDWSNRSMDGGSSRGDDFSSRGNISREGDAGSLPGEPASAEGAVALQASAAAAEEVEDKNEGCLNVSKIAGQVLGRGGGGVMRVGLLPAFTKSSKTGSLPRHASSSSSAKQSREPTPPPPTPPPTPAASERPAVPESPKPKIKGLGKKRAASASPSRDKRRSFRGISRDRFPQLPSLPHMPQMPHFKNMPQMPQFKNRPQLPSMPQFKNMPHLPTLPTLPPLPKPKSMPKVPSMPKLPSFPRAPSLPRAPTLPRAPSLPPQLRNFLHRGGASSSDKEAEQPNKPSRRPGPVGRTWVKVYDDITFMDSETEKDDIYPVLAYTGRPHSVPDAEPLPVPPTPPPPKAHRQPSVESEYDNVPSRSKEGVGEGSSQDATPTQGRGRGRFKQRKQKRTGTPVAAELDGVDAAMLADLEAQIIPAPEEEDDYIIPQSLSPPRPPRGYKIYDKIEQPQQAATQETEVTEEEPAKPPRGIKVYEDIIVRRHITKLEEEDTMTQEEEKQEQKEEISTEVKEDEQKEVEVAQKEEEKMEIEEQRESLSVETKIEKVEEEASADVPQPPRPKRGVKLYDTVEFQQKKEEAEALPSQEEQEGRATETGDTQEGVELPERPTRGNKVYASILIERKSIQEMETSEVNEGSEEMKTESTEKETKIESMETETKIETEQTEIKIEPAEKETQSVTVEEEVKIEESANETENNIEAKVVTMGEESTVKQEEKVEISTSPGANNETKCEIQGTAPVEDVKVEMNEVKTETDDSQKKQEEEPTTGPSEIKETVPPYARVHKGAGVKELRPVNLDDEDETPPPIPPKKKGIRTISPQTLEMEPPRPPRHLKPRTRKSLIMVNGELPARPPRGNKIYADVEVVTPSPPKRHSKVVRIEEVVTHIKDEIEASTSLTTLKHGAPPRRRRGKDALGQQVTGILMVDPTRPARVSMTTECDENYENVTLSQEPPKRSRGRPLPPPPPPPKKGRLRQQQQQQHSESPRESDRQVGQPISTDTGSPTIVTLRGGSVGKTAREAVPTTASESDRIASIHSTTERVTHGREPRSRLESDIDSNLKTIETSFAALDNVLKSLQAYSGSSGERSSLGEELQKPSDSSSSSSATTTTSLASQGDVNSVVAGKIKDTDVTSTSASETSVTSQIFVTEKDVSWTPLRHGAPKPSGSVLSSEPPRSQTTQKSDETQFQSASLQDVTKGTASKTDESKGKTVYETLYRVESVKKERRPTRDQSNTSENQTSQTAEKDKQAEGNISKEQKIIFPESSIIKSIAGTSESRKDVLIKPFRVEEELLKVEEQLLRVEEQLGKVEQPVVREKLFGDDEKSTTAKEPQVAVANQSAKTEEQKSKPEEPVRTEEHSVKTREKSTAEEQIIKTEELPGKAEEKPVKKEEQTVKVENAAVSEENTVKTEEQSVKTEEETAKAEEQPVKLEEEIVKVEEQTVNVEEQPAIIEEQTVKVEEQPINIEEQAVKVEEQPINIEEQAVKVEEQPINIEEQAVKVEEQSINIEEQAVKVEEQPINIEEQAVKVEERPTVEVEEEAVKDDKKAVQIDQHPAKTEEQDAKDEEKTVEIEQPLKQKSKLARLKNKRQQRLMNKSRQK from the coding sequence GTGCTGGGGCGTGGTGGGGGAGGCGTCATGCGAGTAGGCCTTTTGCCGGCCTTCACCAAGAGCAGCAAGACAGGTTCGCTGCCTCGTCacgcatcctcctcctcctccgccaagCAATCTAGAGAACCCACTCCTCCCCCGCCCACACCACCTCCGACTCCTGCGGCATCAGAGCGCCCGGCAGTACCAGAGTCCCCGAAACCGAAAATCAAGGGCTTGGGTAAAAAGAGAGCCGCCTCCGCGTCTCCTTCCCGAGATAAGCGACGATCTTTCAGGGGTATTTCCAGGGATCGTTTCCCACAGCTGCCATCTTTGCCTCACATGCCCCAAATGCCCCACTTCAAGAATATGCCTCAAATGCCTCAGTTCAAGAACAGACCGCAATTGCCTTCCATGCCTCAGTTTAAGAATATGCCCCACTTGCCAACTCTTCCGACTCTGCCGCCATTGCCGAAACCAAAATCAATGCCTAAAGTTCCCTCAATGCCGAAGCTTCCCTCGTTTCCACGAGCTCCTTCTTTGCCCAGGGCGCCTACCTTACCCCGGGCGCCATCGCTACCGCCACAACTGAGAAATTTTCTGCACAGGGGAGGTGCCAGTTCCAGCGACAAAGAGGCTGAACAGCCAAATAAACCTTCTCGACGACCAGGCCCAGTGGGTCGCACTTGGGTCAAGGTATATGACGATATCACTTTCATGGATTCTGAGACGGAAAAGGATGACATTTACCCGGTGTTAGCATACACAGGTCGTCCTCACTCTGTGCCTGATGCAGAGCCCCTCCCCGTGCCCCCGACCCCTCCGCCACCAAAGGCGCACAGGCAACCGTCTGTCGAGAGCGAATATGACAACGTCCCGTCGCGTAGCAAAGAAGGAGTCGGCGAAGGATCGTCCCAGGATGCCACTCCAACTCAGGGTCGAGGAAGAGGGAGGTTTAAGCAAAGGAAGCAGAAGCGCACAGGGACGCCCGTCGCCGCAGAATTAGACGGCGTGGATGCGGCTATGCTTGCGGACCTGGAGGCCCAGATTATTCCTGCTCCTGAAGAAGAGGACGATTACATCATCCCTCAGTCACTGTCTCCTCCTCGACCACCAAGAGGATATAAGATTTATGATAAGATCGAGCAGCCTCAGCAAGCAGCCACACAGGAGACCGAAGTGACCGAGGAAGAACCTGCTAAACCACCACGAGGGATCAAAGTGTACGAGGACATCATCGTCCGTCGGCATATCACGAAATTGGAAGAAGAGGACACGATGACGCAAGAGGAAGAAAAACAAGagcaaaaagaagaaatttcGACAGAGGTAAAAGAAGATGagcagaaagaagtagaagtagcacagaaggaagaagaaaaaatggaaatagaggAACAGAGGGAGTCCCTTTCTGTTGAAACAAAAATCgaaaaggtggaggaggaggcgtCTGCAGACGTACCCCAACCTCCTCGTCCTAAACGAGGCGTCAAATTATATGACACTGTCGAGTTCCAGCAAAAGAAGGAGGAAGCGGAAGCTCTTCCATCCCAAGAAGAACAAGAGGGCCGTGCAACCGAAACTGGCGATACTCAAGAGGGAGTAGAACTTCCTGAAAGGCCTACTCGAGGTAACAAGGTCTACGCATCAATCCTCATTGAGAGAAAAAGTATCCAAGAAATGGAAACCTCAGAGGTCAATGAAGGCTCGGAAGAAATGAAGACTGAATCCACTGAGAAAGAAACGAAGATCGAATCAATGGAAACAGAAACGAAGATCGAAACTGAACAAACAGAAATAAAGATCGAACCAGCTGAAAAGGAGACACAATCAGTAACGGTAGAGGAAGAGGTAAAAATTGAAGAGTCTGCTAATGAAACCGAAAATAATATCGAGGCAAAGGTTGTGACTATGGGAGAGGAATCAACCGTGAAACAAGAGGAAAAGGTGGAAATATCAACCTCACCTGGAGCGAATAATGAAACAAAGTGTGAAATCCAGGGAACTGCACCAGTCGAGGATGTTAAAGTTGAAATGAATGAAGTAAAGACGGAGACAGATGATTCGCAAAAGAAGCAAGAAGAGGAGCCGACAACAGGACCCTCTGAAATAAAGGAGACCGTCCCCCCTTATGCCCGTGTCCATAAGGGGGCGGGGGTCAAGGAATTAAGACCCGTTAACTTGGATGACGAGGACGAAACGCCTCCTCCCATACCTCCGAAAAAGAAGGGAATCAGAACCATTTCCCCTCAGACCCTGGAGATGGAACCACCACGCCCTCCGCGGCACCTCAAGCCCCGAACGAGGAAGTCCCTCATCATGGTCAATGGGGAACTGCCGGCTAGGCCACCGAGGGGCAACAAGATCTATGCAGATGTGGAAGTCGTGACCCCTTCCCCGCCCAAACGCCATTCCAAAGTGGTGCGCATCGAAGAGGTGGTCACTCACATTAAAGACGAAATAGAGGCATCCACTTCTCTGACAACTCTCAAGCACGGAGCACCCCCGAGGAGGAGGCGAGGCAAAGACGCCTTGGGTCAACAAGTCACGGGCATACTTATGGTTGACCCCACACGCCCTGCGAGGGTCAGCATGACGACCGAGTGCGACGAGAATTACGAAAACGTGACTTTGTCACAGGAACCTCCTAAACGTTCTCGAGGGCGACCTCtgccccctcctcccccaccccccaagaagGGCAGATTacgccaacaacaacaacaacaacactctgAGTCACCACGTGAATCAGACAGACAGGTTGGCCAACCTATATCGACTGATACTGGTTCCCCAACCATCGTGACCCTGAGAGGCGGCAGCGTTGGTAAAACTGCGAGGGAGGCGGTACCCACTACCGCCTCCGAGTCTGACCGTATCGCTAGTATCCATTCAACCACGGAACGAGTAACGCACGGTCGCGAGCCCAGGAGCCGACTTGAAAGTGATATCGATAGTAATCTGAAGACGATCGAGACCTCGTTTGCAGCTCTCGACAATGTTCTAAAATCCCTCCAGGCGTATTCTGGAAGTTCAGGTGAACGCTCATCATTAGGGGAGGAGCTACAGAAACCTtcggactcctcctcctcctcctcagccacTACCACCACCAGTCTTGCATCGCAAGGTGACGTAAATAGTGTCGTTGCAGGTAAGATCAAAGACACGGACGTTACGTCGACGTCAGCGTCGGAAACGAGTGTCACTTCCCAAATTTTTGTGACGGAAAAAGACGTTTCTTGGACGCCCCTGAGACACGGGGCACCGAAACCCTCGGGATCAGTGCTAAGTAGTGAACCTCCTCGGTCGCAGACAACGCAGAAATCAGACGAAACTCAATTCCAAAGTGCGTCATTACAAGACGTCACCAAAGGAACAGCATCCAAAACAGATGAATCTAAAGGGAAGACCGTTTATGAAACTCTGTATAGAGTTGAAAGtgtgaaaaaggaaagaagaccAACGAGAGACCAATCGAATACGAGTGAAAACCAAACGAGCCAAACTGCAGAAAAAGACAAACAAGCTGAAGGAAATATATCAAAAGAACAGAAGATCATTTTCCCAGAGTCATCTATTATTAAATCGATCGCCGGGACAAGCGAGAGTAGGAAAGACGTTTTGATTAAGCCTTTTAGAGTAGAAGAGGAGCTCTTGAAAGTCGAAGAGCAACTCCTGAGAGTTGAGGAGCAATTGGGTAAGGTAGAGCAACCAGTAGTAAGAGAAAAACTTTTTGGTGATGATGAAAAATCGACCACGGCAAAAGAACCGCAGGTAGCAGTTGCAAATCAGTCGGCTAAGACTGAAGAACAGAAAAGTAAACCCGAAGAACCAGTCAGGACTGAAGAACACTCGGTAAAGACTCGAGAAAAGTCGACAGCTGAAGAACAAATCATTAAGACCGAAGAACTGCCAGGCAAGGCAGAAGAAAAACCTGTTAAGAAAGAAGAACAGACTGTAAAAGTTGAAAATGCTGCTGTCAGTGAAGAAAATACAGTAAAGACTGAAGAACAGTCTGTCAAGACAGAAGAAGAGACAGCAAAGGCCGAAGAGCAGCCAGTGAAACTTGAAGAAGAGATCGTGAAAGTTGAAGAACAGACGGTGAACGTTGAAGAACAGCCAGCAATAATTGAAGAACAGACAGTGAAAGTTGAAGAACAGCCAATAAACATTGAAGAACAGGCAGTGAAAGTTGAAGAACAGCCAATAAATATTGAAGAACAGGCAGTGAAAGTTGAAGAACAGCCAATAAATATTGAAGAACAGGCAGTGAAAGTTGAAGAACAGTCAATAAATATTGAAGAACAGGCAGTGAAAGTTGAAGAACAGCCAATAAACATTGAAGAACAGGCAGTGAAAGTTGAAGAACGGCCAACAGTagaagttgaagaagaagcaGTAAAAGACGACAAAAAAGCTGTCCAAATCGACCAACATCCAGCAAAGACTGAAGAACAAGAcgcaaaagatgaagaaaaaactgTTGAAATAGAACAGCCGTTAAAACAGAAGAGCAAACTGGCAAGGCTGAAGAACAAGAGACAGCAAAGGCTGATGAACAAATCGAGACAGAAGTAG
- the LOC135220802 gene encoding titin-like isoform X1 — translation MSSFWSNVRRKGSESQEKPPSGRSSRSASRGKENDPPRGRGKGRSRTSSRDVSADDECSSRGGDDWSNRSMDGGSSRGDDFSSRGNISREGDAGSLPGEPASAEGAVALQASAAAAEEVEDKNEGCLNVSKIAGQVLGRGGGGVMRVGLLPAFTKSSKTGSLPRHASSSSSAKQSREPTPPPPTPPPTPAASERPAVPESPKPKIKGLGKKRAASASPSRDKRRSFRGISRDRFPQLPSLPHMPQMPHFKNMPQMPQFKNRPQLPSMPQFKNMPHLPTLPTLPPLPKPKSMPKVPSMPKLPSFPRAPSLPRAPTLPRAPSLPPQLRNFLHRGGASSSDKEAEQPNKPSRRPGPVGRTWVKVYDDITFMDSETEKDDIYPVLAYTGRPHSVPDAEPLPVPPTPPPPKAHRQPSVESEYDNVPSRSKEGVGEGSSQDATPTQGRGRGRFKQRKQKRTGTPVAAELDGVDAAMLADLEAQIIPAPEEEDDYIIPQSLSPPRPPRGYKIYDKIEQPQQAATQETEVTEEEPAKPPRGIKVYEDIIVRRHITKLEEEDTMTQEEEKQEQKEEISTEVKEDEQKEVEVAQKEEEKMEIEEQRESLSVETKIEKVEEEASADVPQPPRPKRGVKLYDTVEFQQKKEEAEALPSQEEQEGRATETGDTQEGVELPERPTRGNKVYASILIERKSIQEMETSEVNEGSEEMKTESTEKETKIESMETETKIETEQTEIKIEPAEKETQSVTVEEEVKIEESANETENNIEAKVVTMGEESTVKQEEKVEISTSPGANNETKCEIQGTAPVEDVKVEMNEVKTETDDSQKKQEEEPTTGPSEIKETVPPYARVHKGAGVKELRPVNLDDEDETPPPIPPKKKGIRTISPQTLEMEPPRPPRHLKPRTRKSLIMVNGELPARPPRGNKIYADVEVVTPSPPKRHSKVVRIEEVVTHIKDEIEASTSLTTLKHGAPPRRRRGKDALGQQVTGILMVDPTRPARVSMTTECDENYENVTLSQEPPKRSRGRPLPPPPPPPKKGRLRQQQQQQHSESPRESDRQVGQPISTDTGSPTIVTLRGGSVGKTAREAVPTTASESDRIASIHSTTERVTHGREPRSRLESDIDSNLKTIETSFAALDNVLKSLQAYSGSSGERSSLGEELQKPSDSSSSSSATTTTSLASQGDVNSVVAGKIKDTDVTSTSASETSVTSQIFVTEKDVSWTPLRHGAPKPSGSVLSSEPPRSQTTQKSDETQFQSASLQDVTKGTASKTDESKGKTVYETLYRVESVKKERRPTRDQSNTSENQTSQTAEKDKQAEGNISKEQKIIFPESSIIKSIAGTSESRKDVLIKPFRVEEELLKVEEQLLRVEEQLGKVEQPVVREKLFGDDEKSTTAKEPQVAVANQSAKTEEQKSKPEEPVRTEEHSVKTREKSTAEEQIIKTEELPGKAEEKPVKKEEQTVKVENAAVSEENTVKTEEQSVKTEEETAKAEEQPVKLEEEIVKVEEQTVNVEEQPAIIEEQTVKVEEQPINIEEQAVKVEEQPINIEEQAVKVEEQPINIEEQAVKVEEQSINIEEQAVKVEEQPINIEEQAVKVEERPTVEVEEEAVKDDKKAVQIDQHPAKTEEQDAKDEEKTVEIEQPLKQKSKLARLKNKRQQRLMNKSRQK, via the coding sequence GTGCTGGGGCGTGGTGGGGGAGGCGTCATGCGAGTAGGCCTTTTGCCGGCCTTCACCAAGAGCAGCAAGACAGGTTCGCTGCCTCGTCacgcatcctcctcctcctccgccaagCAATCTAGAGAACCCACTCCTCCCCCGCCCACACCACCTCCGACTCCTGCGGCATCAGAGCGCCCGGCAGTACCAGAGTCCCCGAAACCGAAAATCAAGGGCTTGGGTAAAAAGAGAGCCGCCTCCGCGTCTCCTTCCCGAGATAAGCGACGATCTTTCAGGGGTATTTCCAGGGATCGTTTCCCACAGCTGCCATCTTTGCCTCACATGCCCCAAATGCCCCACTTCAAGAATATGCCTCAAATGCCTCAGTTCAAGAACAGACCGCAATTGCCTTCCATGCCTCAGTTTAAGAATATGCCCCACTTGCCAACTCTTCCGACTCTGCCGCCATTGCCGAAACCAAAATCAATGCCTAAAGTTCCCTCAATGCCGAAGCTTCCCTCGTTTCCACGAGCTCCTTCTTTGCCCAGGGCGCCTACCTTACCCCGGGCGCCATCGCTACCGCCACAACTGAGAAATTTTCTGCACAGGGGAGGTGCCAGTTCCAGCGACAAAGAGGCTGAACAGCCAAATAAACCTTCTCGACGACCAGGCCCAGTGGGTCGCACTTGGGTCAAGGTATATGACGATATCACTTTCATGGATTCTGAGACGGAAAAGGATGACATTTACCCGGTGTTAGCATACACAGGTCGTCCTCACTCTGTGCCTGATGCAGAGCCCCTCCCCGTGCCCCCGACCCCTCCGCCACCAAAGGCGCACAGGCAACCGTCTGTCGAGAGCGAATATGACAACGTCCCGTCGCGTAGCAAAGAAGGAGTCGGCGAAGGATCGTCCCAGGATGCCACTCCAACTCAGGGTCGAGGAAGAGGGAGGTTTAAGCAAAGGAAGCAGAAGCGCACAGGGACGCCCGTCGCCGCAGAATTAGACGGCGTGGATGCGGCTATGCTTGCGGACCTGGAGGCCCAGATTATTCCTGCTCCTGAAGAAGAGGACGATTACATCATCCCTCAGTCACTGTCTCCTCCTCGACCACCAAGAGGATATAAGATTTATGATAAGATCGAGCAGCCTCAGCAAGCAGCCACACAGGAGACCGAAGTGACCGAGGAAGAACCTGCTAAACCACCACGAGGGATCAAAGTGTACGAGGACATCATCGTCCGTCGGCATATCACGAAATTGGAAGAAGAGGACACGATGACGCAAGAGGAAGAAAAACAAGagcaaaaagaagaaatttcGACAGAGGTAAAAGAAGATGagcagaaagaagtagaagtagcacagaaggaagaagaaaaaatggaaatagaggAACAGAGGGAGTCCCTTTCTGTTGAAACAAAAATCgaaaaggtggaggaggaggcgtCTGCAGACGTACCCCAACCTCCTCGTCCTAAACGAGGCGTCAAATTATATGACACTGTCGAGTTCCAGCAAAAGAAGGAGGAAGCGGAAGCTCTTCCATCCCAAGAAGAACAAGAGGGCCGTGCAACCGAAACTGGCGATACTCAAGAGGGAGTAGAACTTCCTGAAAGGCCTACTCGAGGTAACAAGGTCTACGCATCAATCCTCATTGAGAGAAAAAGTATCCAAGAAATGGAAACCTCAGAGGTCAATGAAGGCTCGGAAGAAATGAAGACTGAATCCACTGAGAAAGAAACGAAGATCGAATCAATGGAAACAGAAACGAAGATCGAAACTGAACAAACAGAAATAAAGATCGAACCAGCTGAAAAGGAGACACAATCAGTAACGGTAGAGGAAGAGGTAAAAATTGAAGAGTCTGCTAATGAAACCGAAAATAATATCGAGGCAAAGGTTGTGACTATGGGAGAGGAATCAACCGTGAAACAAGAGGAAAAGGTGGAAATATCAACCTCACCTGGAGCGAATAATGAAACAAAGTGTGAAATCCAGGGAACTGCACCAGTCGAGGATGTTAAAGTTGAAATGAATGAAGTAAAGACGGAGACAGATGATTCGCAAAAGAAGCAAGAAGAGGAGCCGACAACAGGACCCTCTGAAATAAAGGAGACCGTCCCCCCTTATGCCCGTGTCCATAAGGGGGCGGGGGTCAAGGAATTAAGACCCGTTAACTTGGATGACGAGGACGAAACGCCTCCTCCCATACCTCCGAAAAAGAAGGGAATCAGAACCATTTCCCCTCAGACCCTGGAGATGGAACCACCACGCCCTCCGCGGCACCTCAAGCCCCGAACGAGGAAGTCCCTCATCATGGTCAATGGGGAACTGCCGGCTAGGCCACCGAGGGGCAACAAGATCTATGCAGATGTGGAAGTCGTGACCCCTTCCCCGCCCAAACGCCATTCCAAAGTGGTGCGCATCGAAGAGGTGGTCACTCACATTAAAGACGAAATAGAGGCATCCACTTCTCTGACAACTCTCAAGCACGGAGCACCCCCGAGGAGGAGGCGAGGCAAAGACGCCTTGGGTCAACAAGTCACGGGCATACTTATGGTTGACCCCACACGCCCTGCGAGGGTCAGCATGACGACCGAGTGCGACGAGAATTACGAAAACGTGACTTTGTCACAGGAACCTCCTAAACGTTCTCGAGGGCGACCTCtgccccctcctcccccaccccccaagaagGGCAGATTacgccaacaacaacaacaacaacactctgAGTCACCACGTGAATCAGACAGACAGGTTGGCCAACCTATATCGACTGATACTGGTTCCCCAACCATCGTGACCCTGAGAGGCGGCAGCGTTGGTAAAACTGCGAGGGAGGCGGTACCCACTACCGCCTCCGAGTCTGACCGTATCGCTAGTATCCATTCAACCACGGAACGAGTAACGCACGGTCGCGAGCCCAGGAGCCGACTTGAAAGTGATATCGATAGTAATCTGAAGACGATCGAGACCTCGTTTGCAGCTCTCGACAATGTTCTAAAATCCCTCCAGGCGTATTCTGGAAGTTCAGGTGAACGCTCATCATTAGGGGAGGAGCTACAGAAACCTtcggactcctcctcctcctcctcagccacTACCACCACCAGTCTTGCATCGCAAGGTGACGTAAATAGTGTCGTTGCAGGTAAGATCAAAGACACGGACGTTACGTCGACGTCAGCGTCGGAAACGAGTGTCACTTCCCAAATTTTTGTGACGGAAAAAGACGTTTCTTGGACGCCCCTGAGACACGGGGCACCGAAACCCTCGGGATCAGTGCTAAGTAGTGAACCTCCTCGGTCGCAGACAACGCAGAAATCAGACGAAACTCAATTCCAAAGTGCGTCATTACAAGACGTCACCAAAGGAACAGCATCCAAAACAGATGAATCTAAAGGGAAGACCGTTTATGAAACTCTGTATAGAGTTGAAAGtgtgaaaaaggaaagaagaccAACGAGAGACCAATCGAATACGAGTGAAAACCAAACGAGCCAAACTGCAGAAAAAGACAAACAAGCTGAAGGAAATATATCAAAAGAACAGAAGATCATTTTCCCAGAGTCATCTATTATTAAATCGATCGCCGGGACAAGCGAGAGTAGGAAAGACGTTTTGATTAAGCCTTTTAGAGTAGAAGAGGAGCTCTTGAAAGTCGAAGAGCAACTCCTGAGAGTTGAGGAGCAATTGGGTAAGGTAGAGCAACCAGTAGTAAGAGAAAAACTTTTTGGTGATGATGAAAAATCGACCACGGCAAAAGAACCGCAGGTAGCAGTTGCAAATCAGTCGGCTAAGACTGAAGAACAGAAAAGTAAACCCGAAGAACCAGTCAGGACTGAAGAACACTCGGTAAAGACTCGAGAAAAGTCGACAGCTGAAGAACAAATCATTAAGACCGAAGAACTGCCAGGCAAGGCAGAAGAAAAACCTGTTAAGAAAGAAGAACAGACTGTAAAAGTTGAAAATGCTGCTGTCAGTGAAGAAAATACAGTAAAGACTGAAGAACAGTCTGTCAAGACAGAAGAAGAGACAGCAAAGGCCGAAGAGCAGCCAGTGAAACTTGAAGAAGAGATCGTGAAAGTTGAAGAACAGACGGTGAACGTTGAAGAACAGCCAGCAATAATTGAAGAACAGACAGTGAAAGTTGAAGAACAGCCAATAAACATTGAAGAACAGGCAGTGAAAGTTGAAGAACAGCCAATAAATATTGAAGAACAGGCAGTGAAAGTTGAAGAACAGCCAATAAATATTGAAGAACAGGCAGTGAAAGTTGAAGAACAGTCAATAAATATTGAAGAACAGGCAGTGAAAGTTGAAGAACAGCCAATAAACATTGAAGAACAGGCAGTGAAAGTTGAAGAACGGCCAACAGTagaagttgaagaagaagcaGTAAAAGACGACAAAAAAGCTGTCCAAATCGACCAACATCCAGCAAAGACTGAAGAACAAGAcgcaaaagatgaagaaaaaactgTTGAAATAGAACAGCCGTTAAAACAGAAGAGCAAACTGGCAAGGCTGAAGAACAAGAGACAGCAAAGGCTGATGAACAAATCGAGACAGAAGTAG